AGGACTTGAAGCTCGAACTCCTGCCCACTGATCTACAAGGGTCGCGTGTTCAAATAATGAAGGATATACTCCACTCAACCTGTTAGTCAAATAATCCAACCCTTCATTGTCAGGGTTTGTGTGATTGTAGTTGTGCTCGTAAGTACTTCCAGCGACAAAACGTGACTTTGATTTTGAGGCGATGTAACCAAGGGCTGAAATAGAGTATTTAAAATCTTTGGTCTTTGGAGACTCAAAAACAGCTACCTGACCTTTGATAGGATGGATTGGCAGATATTCCCAGTAGGGAGAATTCTTAGTTTCTGAACCTGAAGCACAAATGATGTTTTTTGCCTGAAGGTTTTCCGAATCTGTTAATCTGATTTCATACTCTTCACGTTTTTCGGAAATGGAATAATCAAGATTGGTAAAGATTTTTAATCCCTCCTCAGATAATCTCTGGGCTTTTGCTTTAAGGTAAGCCTCAACAACAACAGTGAGCCCGTGTGGGAGCCACATAGCGCCTTCAACGCAATGAATTTCAGGATTAAGCTCGTTCACTTCGATTTTATCCAGCCAGCTACACCAGCCTTCCGACCACTTACTCTTTTGAACATTCTCATGCATACGAGTAGCCATTTTATCATCCTGTGCAGGTCGAAGGACGCCCGTTTTATCAAACAACCGAATATCGGTGCCCGACTGTACTTCTTTTAAGTCCTCGTAAATCTCGGTGTAGCAATCTTCAGCACGCCACGACTTTTTTCCATACCGTCCTGTGGCGGGATTCACGAGCCCAAGTGGGGTTCCTGAAGCGCCTGAGGCAATGTCACCCACATCAATAAGGCAGACCGTTGCACCGCTTTCAATTAAACTTTTACTGACGGCGAGACCTGCAAGGCCAGCACCTAATACACAAAAATCAAAGTGGTTAGAGTTGTTCAACTTATTAGGAGATCTCTTTTGAGTTTATAAATTCTACGCCGTTTTCCTTCATTTCTTCTACAGCCTTTTTAACTGATCCATCAATGTCGATTCCTCTGACTGCATCTTCTACTATATTTACTTTATAGCCTAATTTTCGTGCATCTAAGGCCGTCCATTTCACACAAAAGTCAGTAGCAAGGCCAACTACAAAAAGTTCATCAACTCCACGCTCCTGAAGGAGGCCATGCAAACCGGTTACGGTATTATGATCATTTTCGAAGAACGCCGAATAGGAGTCGATGTGTTTTCTAAATCCTTTTCGGATGATGACCTGAGATGTTTTTGTCTTTAGCTTGGAATGAAATTCAGCACCATCCGTTCCCTGTACACAGTGATCAGGCCAAAGCACCTGTTCGCCGTATTCCATCTCAATGGTACCATAGGGTTCTTTTTCTTTATGGTTTGAAGCAAAAGAAGAATGATCCTGAGGATGCCAATCCTGTGTTTGTATGATGCAATCAAATTTAGGAAGAAGGCTATTTGTAGGAGTGATAACGTCATCACCATTCGGAACGGCAAGCGCTCCACCGGGACAAAAATCATTTTGTATATCAACAATCACTAATGCTCTCATCACACTAATTATTTTGAACGAGTTGGTCTTTTAATTCGCGCAGTTTTTTACTGACTCCCACTTTATATACATGCGGATTATCAAAGCGTTTATGCTCGTCATTTAGTTTCGAAAGTCGCTTTTTAGCATAGTCAGCACTTTCTTTAATGGAGGGAGGGTCTATCGTTATTTTTCCATTTTCTACCATTTTGTGCAACAGTTGTTCGGATTGAAGCTCAGATACATCCGTTGACTTATGTGTAATAAAAGGATGGTAAACGGTTTTCGGAGTGTCTTCACCATGCAGATAAATTCCATCACAATTAAAACTCCCATCACTATTAAAAAATCGGGTCAGCTGTTTGACATCAGGGAGAGTAATCTTTTCAACGTTCTCAGAAATCTTAAGCGTAGGCTTATCATTAATTGAGCTAAGTTTATACACGCCGTCCAGTGCGGGTTCATCATAAGCCGTTACTAACTTAGTACCCACTCCAAATAGATCGATGGGGGCATTTTGATCGAGAATACTTTTAATGACATATTCATCTAACTGATTGGAAGCAGCAATCTGAACATAATCTAAACCTGCGTTATCAAGCATGTGCCGACTCTTTCGGGCCAAGTAGGCAAGATCACCGCTGTCTAATCGGATGGCTTTCAGTTTATGGCCTTTCTCCTCAAGTTCCTTAGC
The window above is part of the Balneola sp. genome. Proteins encoded here:
- a CDS encoding nicotinamidase/pyrazinamidase yields the protein MRALVIVDIQNDFCPGGALAVPNGDDVITPTNSLLPKFDCIIQTQDWHPQDHSSFASNHKEKEPYGTIEMEYGEQVLWPDHCVQGTDGAEFHSKLKTKTSQVIIRKGFRKHIDSYSAFFENDHNTVTGLHGLLQERGVDELFVVGLATDFCVKWTALDARKLGYKVNIVEDAVRGIDIDGSVKKAVEEMKENGVEFINSKEIS